The Cycloclasticus sp. genomic sequence AGCACGAATGGCGCTTTCAAACTCGTCAACTCGCGTATGCTTAGGAACCCAACCGGATTCTATATGCAATTGCGCCACGCGAAAATAATCACGCTGGAAAAAGGCCAGAAAATTTTCTGCCAAATAACGCTGATCCGCAACGGTTACGCTACCCATGATACCGAAGTCTACCGCAAGATATTTTGCATCATCTGAGGCAAAAATATTGCCTGGGTGCATGTCGGCATGGAAGAAGTTATCGCGAAAAACTTGGGCAAAAAATATTTCCACCCCCCTTTCTGCCAGCAACTGCATATCAATGCCTTTTGCTTTTAGCTCGTCGATTCTACCAATCGGCGTACCATAAATACGCTCCATGACCATCACATTCTGCCGCGTGTAGTCCCAATAAACATCCGGCACGTATAGCTGCTCTGAGCCTTCAAAATTACGCCGCAATTGGGACGCATTGGCGGCTTCACGAACTAAGTCCAATTCATCATGGATGGTGTGATCGAATTCCTGCACCACTTCGATCGGCTTTAGGCGCTTGGCTTCGCCCCAATATTTAGTGGCCAGTCCCGCCAATGTATAGAGCAACGCCACGTCTGAATTAATGATCTTTTCGATACCCGGACGCAACACTTTAACGACAACATCCTCGCCCGTGTGTAAGGTAGCCGTGTGCACCTGCGCGACTGAAGCGGACGCCAACGGGCTTTCTGAAAACTCAGAAAAAATCTCCTCGATGGGGGCCTCCAATGATTGCTCGATAATTTGGCGTGCTAAATTATCCGCAAACGGCGGCACATTATCTTGCAGTTGCGACAGTTCTTCGCCTATATCGGGAGGCAAAAGATCTTGGCGAGTTGATAGAATTTGCCCAAACTTTACGAAAATAGGCCCTAAATCTTCTAACGCTTTACGGATCCGCTCACCGCGCGTACCTTTTCGTTTACCCAATAAATAGCTCGGTGACAGATACGTCAAAAAGCGTAGTGGTCTAAACAGGTGTAGTCCAAATACAAACTCGTCTAAGCCATAACGTAGTAACACTCGTTGAATTCGTATCAGTCTAATGGCTGTTGTTAGATTTATCACTTCTCGCCCTTTGTTGACTCATTTTTTGGGTTTTGTTTGCTCGCCATCAATCGCTGAACTCTTGCCTCTAACCTGTCGACAGATAAACGCAACTCATCCACACCGGCTTTAAATTTATTCACTTCAAACCTGGACGGTAACATGCGTTCCTCTTCACGAAAATATTCAGACACATTAAGCACATTTGTTTTTGTTGTTTGTTGCATCCAATCTGACAGTCCTCGCGCTAAATTGCCCAGTTGGTTCGCCACGACATCGCCCGTTATTTGCGATAGCGGCTCTTCCCAATCAACCTCTATATTTTCAAGAAAGGCTTGGAACTGGCTGCCCAACTCTATATCACCGTCTATTGTTACGCCGCCTGAGAATAAGCTAGAGCTGGACGATTCTTGCAACCCCAACATCGCCAGCGCCAATGGCGAACCCGAAATGACGGTGTCTACCTCGCCATCAAACTCATCACGAATATCAAGGCCGTCACGGGTCATAATGATATACAGGCTGAGTTCGAGCTGCTTGAAGTGTAACGCAACCACCTTGCCCTGCATTTTTGCCAACTGCGTTGGGACTTCTGGGTCGTAATCCAAATAACGATTAACCGCTATTTGCAGCGGTTTCACAAAAGGGCTGACTAACGACACGACGACTAGAGTTTATAACCCGTGTGAACGGCAACAATGCCGCCGGTTAAGTTATTCACTTGGCAGCGTTCAAAACCCGCCTCTTCCATCATACTTTTAAGCGTTGCTTGATCGGGGTGCATACGAATTGACTCAGCCAAATATTGATAGCTATCGCCGTCTTTAGCAATTAACTCACCAATTTTAGGCAGTAGTTTAAACGAATAGATGTCATAAATTTTATCTAAAATTGGGCTGACCGGTTTTGAAAATTCTAAAATTAACAGACGACCACCCGGCTTTAACACATCAAACATGGAGCGTAATGCCGCGTTCTTATCGGTCACGTTTCTTAAACCAAAACCAATACAAACACGATCAAATTGATTTGATGAATATGGCAGACATTCCGCATTCGCTAGGTTGTACGTAATGTTTTTAATTAGGCCTTTATCAATCATTCGGTCACGACCTACCCGCAACATCGCTTCATTAATGTCGGCTAAAACAACTTTGCCATTCTGACCTACACGCTTGGCAAACAGCGCCGATAAGTCACCTGTGCCGCCCGCTAGGTCTAATACGACATGGCCCGGTTTCACATTGGCTATTTCCACAGTAAAGCGCTTCCATAATCGGTGTACGCCCATCGACATAAGGTCGTTCATAATGTCGTACGACGGTGCTACCGAATCAAAAACTTCGCGGACTTTTCCAACTTTTTCTTCGACTGGAACGTCTGTAAAACCGAAATGTGTTGTTGCTTTATCACCCATAACTAACCCTGTATACGTTTATTAGCGTTATTAATTCACGACACCTGACGTTGATGCCCTGCTTCTTCAAGCCTATTCAAGTAATCTTGCCAATTTTTTTCTTTATTCTCGGCCAATTCAATTAAGAAATTCCACGCATATAAGCCTGTATCGTGCTCATCACTAAACACCAATCGAACAGCGTAATTGCCTACTGGCTCTATCGCGACGATATTGACGTTTTCTTTACCAATTTGCAGCACTTCTTGCCCCGGGCCATGCCCACGAACTTCTGCCGATGGCGAAAATACGCGTAAATATTCACAACTAAGCTCCGTTGACCTGCCATCGTCAAAACTTAACGTTAACACCCTGCTCTTTTGATCGAGCGCTAAATCTGTAATTGCTACCATTTGTTACCTACAATATATAACGTGATAAATCTTCATCCGATGCTAGCTCAGCTAAATGTGCATCAACATAAGCTGCATCAACCACTTCATTCAACTGTGAACCAGCCGGTGCCTTGAATGAAATTTCATCCAACAAGCGTTCCAAAATCGTGTGTAAACGACGAGCGCCAATATTTTCAGTGCCTTCATTAACCTGCCACGCCATTTCCGCAATGCGTGCAATGCCATCTTCTGTAAACTGCAGGTTAACGCCTTCTGTTTCCAATAAGGCGGTATATTGTTCAGTTAACGATGCATCCGGTTCGGTTAAAATTCGTACAAAATCGGCTGCCACCAATGCATCCAGTTCTACCCGAATAGGGAAACGGCCTTGTAGCTCAGGAATAAGGTCTGAAGGCTTCGACACGTGGAAAGCACCCGAGGCGATAAACAAAATATGATCTGTTTTTACTGCGCCATACTTAGTCGTCACCGTACTGCCTTCAACCAACGGCAGTAAATCGCGTTGCACGCCATCACGCGACACATCTGCACCGCCACTATCGCCACGCTTACAGACCTTGTCCAGCTCATCTAGGAAAACGATGCCCGTTTGCTCAAGGTTATCTATCGCCTTCTGCTTCAACTCTTCTTCATTGACCAGTTTCCCGGCTTCTTCTTCAGTCATGACCACCAAGGCTTGTTTAATAGCCATTTTGCGTTTTTTCTTTTTATCGCCCGATATGTTTTGAAACATACCCTGCAATTGATTGGTCATTTCTTCCATGCCCGGAGGCGCCATAATTTCCACACCCACACTCGGCGCACTCATTTCCACTTCAATTTCCTTATCGTCTAAATCGCCTTCTCGCAATTTTTTACGAAATTTTTGTCGTGTGGAATCGC encodes the following:
- the hslU gene encoding ATP-dependent protease ATPase subunit HslU, yielding MSQMTPKEIVHELDKHIVGQNAAKRAVAIALRNRWRRSQVAVNLRSEITPKNILMIGPTGVGKTEIARRLATLAKAPFIKIEATKFTEVGYVGRDVDSIIRDLADIAVKMTREVEMGKFKRRAEDAAEDRVLDILLPRAESADPDDTAGDSTRQKFRKKLREGDLDDKEIEVEMSAPSVGVEIMAPPGMEEMTNQLQGMFQNISGDKKKKRKMAIKQALVVMTEEEAGKLVNEEELKQKAIDNLEQTGIVFLDELDKVCKRGDSGGADVSRDGVQRDLLPLVEGSTVTTKYGAVKTDHILFIASGAFHVSKPSDLIPELQGRFPIRVELDALVAADFVRILTEPDASLTEQYTALLETEGVNLQFTEDGIARIAEMAWQVNEGTENIGARRLHTILERLLDEISFKAPAGSQLNEVVDAAYVDAHLAELASDEDLSRYIL
- the ubiE gene encoding bifunctional demethylmenaquinone methyltransferase/2-methoxy-6-polyprenyl-1,4-benzoquinol methylase UbiE encodes the protein MGDKATTHFGFTDVPVEEKVGKVREVFDSVAPSYDIMNDLMSMGVHRLWKRFTVEIANVKPGHVVLDLAGGTGDLSALFAKRVGQNGKVVLADINEAMLRVGRDRMIDKGLIKNITYNLANAECLPYSSNQFDRVCIGFGLRNVTDKNAALRSMFDVLKPGGRLLILEFSKPVSPILDKIYDIYSFKLLPKIGELIAKDGDSYQYLAESIRMHPDQATLKSMMEEAGFERCQVNNLTGGIVAVHTGYKL
- a CDS encoding DUF971 domain-containing protein translates to MVAITDLALDQKSRVLTLSFDDGRSTELSCEYLRVFSPSAEVRGHGPGQEVLQIGKENVNIVAIEPVGNYAVRLVFSDEHDTGLYAWNFLIELAENKEKNWQDYLNRLEEAGHQRQVS
- the ubiB gene encoding ubiquinone biosynthesis regulatory protein kinase UbiB, yielding MINLTTAIRLIRIQRVLLRYGLDEFVFGLHLFRPLRFLTYLSPSYLLGKRKGTRGERIRKALEDLGPIFVKFGQILSTRQDLLPPDIGEELSQLQDNVPPFADNLARQIIEQSLEAPIEEIFSEFSESPLASASVAQVHTATLHTGEDVVVKVLRPGIEKIINSDVALLYTLAGLATKYWGEAKRLKPIEVVQEFDHTIHDELDLVREAANASQLRRNFEGSEQLYVPDVYWDYTRQNVMVMERIYGTPIGRIDELKAKGIDMQLLAERGVEIFFAQVFRDNFFHADMHPGNIFASDDAKYLAVDFGIMGSVTVADQRYLAENFLAFFQRDYFRVAQLHIESGWVPKHTRVDEFESAIRAVCEPIFEKPLKEISYGHLLLRLFQTARRFDMEVQPQLVLLQKTLLNIEGLGRQLYPDLDLWQTAKPYLEEWYKNRIGPKATFNKLKAHLPIMAEKLPELPEMMYQVLSDAAKGELEVRWKSKQLEEIKQQMARNHRKNILAICGGSMLISAAIILGLDGFSPLMLGDAPVVTWALGGLGGLFLFNALD
- a CDS encoding SCP2 sterol-binding domain-containing protein, yielding MKPLQIAVNRYLDYDPEVPTQLAKMQGKVVALHFKQLELSLYIIMTRDGLDIRDEFDGEVDTVISGSPLALAMLGLQESSSSSLFSGGVTIDGDIELGSQFQAFLENIEVDWEEPLSQITGDVVANQLGNLARGLSDWMQQTTKTNVLNVSEYFREEERMLPSRFEVNKFKAGVDELRLSVDRLEARVQRLMASKQNPKNESTKGEK